In Streptomyces chartreusis, the following proteins share a genomic window:
- a CDS encoding MarR family winged helix-turn-helix transcriptional regulator, translated as MSMDMTTVADSGLLDTLQHEVAVFARRAEQTRLGGVGQVRNSMDRAAYLLLNRLDKEGPMGVKALAASMGIDSSTVTRQVAPLVDTGLVKRTSHPEDGRAVVLQLSPRGQSRLEEVRSSRRQLMAELTQDWAPEEREAFCTLLTRFNVALSTRMAAQGIAGTEPNAAT; from the coding sequence ATGTCGATGGACATGACGACCGTCGCTGACAGCGGTCTCCTCGACACGCTGCAGCACGAGGTGGCGGTGTTCGCCCGCCGTGCCGAACAGACCCGGCTCGGTGGTGTCGGGCAGGTGCGCAACTCCATGGACCGCGCCGCATACCTGCTGCTCAACCGTCTGGACAAGGAAGGCCCCATGGGGGTCAAGGCGCTCGCGGCGAGCATGGGGATCGACTCGTCGACGGTCACCCGGCAGGTGGCACCGCTCGTGGACACGGGGCTCGTCAAGCGGACCTCGCACCCCGAGGACGGCCGTGCGGTGGTGCTGCAGCTCTCCCCGCGCGGGCAGTCGCGACTGGAGGAAGTGCGCTCGTCGCGACGCCAGTTGATGGCCGAGCTGACGCAGGACTGGGCACCCGAGGAGCGCGAGGCGTTCTGCACGCTCCTGACCCGCTTCAACGTCGCGCTCTCCACCCGGATGGCGGCCCAGGGAATCGCGGGCACGGAGCCGAACGCGGCGACCTGA
- a CDS encoding sigma factor-like helix-turn-helix DNA-binding protein, whose product MGRRKAVQDARRDREFEAFVAGAAGRLLHAATLLTAEPRDDNPRARHLLTLSLAHTYACWDRLRGEDPYDRTRQYLATRFSRAAWHQYGSLGALGRSRTHAAGPLASLTPQERLILVLRLYEGVAEEQTAALLGLPRERVHTICDRATATLLHPPRGPAPAVLGAKAVSP is encoded by the coding sequence GTGGGACGACGCAAGGCGGTCCAGGACGCCCGCCGGGACCGGGAATTCGAGGCCTTCGTCGCGGGTGCGGCAGGGCGGCTGCTGCATGCCGCCACGCTGCTCACCGCGGAGCCGAGGGACGACAACCCACGCGCGCGGCACCTGCTGACGCTGTCCCTCGCGCACACGTACGCGTGCTGGGACCGGCTGCGTGGCGAGGACCCGTACGACCGCACCCGCCAGTACCTGGCCACCCGCTTCTCGCGCGCCGCCTGGCACCAGTACGGCAGCCTGGGCGCCCTCGGCCGCTCCCGCACGCACGCCGCCGGCCCGCTCGCAAGCCTCACCCCGCAGGAACGCCTGATCCTGGTCCTGCGGCTGTACGAGGGTGTGGCCGAGGAGCAGACGGCAGCGCTGCTGGGCCTGCCCAGGGAGCGCGTCCACACGATCTGCGACCGGGCGACGGCGACGCTGCTGCATCCACCGCGCGGCCCCGCCCCGGCCGTACTGGGCGCGAAGGCGGTGTCACCGTGA
- a CDS encoding cystathionine gamma-synthase, translated as MSDRHISQHFETLAIHAGNTADPLTGAVVPPIYQVSTYKQDGVGGLRGGYEYSRSANPTRTALEENLAALEGGRRGLAFASGLAAEDCLLRTLLSPGDHVVIPNDAYGGTFRLFAKVVARWGVEWSVADTSDPAAVRAALTPKTKVVWVETPSNPLLGITDIAAVAQIARDAGAKLVVDNTFATPYLQQPLSLGADVVVHSLTKYMGGHSDVVGGALIVGDSDLGDELAFHQNAMGAVAGPFDSWLVLRGTKTLSVRMDRHSENATKIADMLTRHARVTRVLYPGLPEHPGHEVAAKQMKAFGGMVSFQVTGGEEAAVEVCNRAKVFTLGESLGGVESLIEHPGRMTHASVTGSALEVPADLVRISVGIENVDDLLEDLQQALG; from the coding sequence ATGAGCGACAGGCACATCAGTCAGCACTTCGAGACCCTCGCGATCCACGCGGGCAACACCGCCGATCCCCTCACCGGCGCGGTCGTCCCGCCGATCTATCAGGTTTCGACCTATAAGCAGGACGGCGTCGGCGGCCTGCGTGGGGGCTACGAGTACAGCCGTAGCGCCAATCCGACCAGGACCGCCCTGGAGGAGAACCTCGCCGCCCTGGAGGGCGGTCGTCGCGGGCTTGCGTTCGCGTCCGGACTGGCGGCCGAGGACTGCCTGTTGCGTACGCTGCTCAGCCCGGGCGATCACGTGGTGATCCCCAATGACGCGTACGGCGGCACGTTCCGGCTGTTCGCGAAGGTCGTCGCCCGGTGGGGGGTGGAGTGGTCGGTCGCCGACACCAGCGACCCGGCCGCCGTGCGGGCCGCCCTCACTCCGAAGACCAAGGTCGTCTGGGTGGAGACCCCCTCCAACCCGCTGCTCGGCATCACGGACATCGCCGCCGTCGCGCAGATCGCGCGGGACGCGGGCGCGAAGCTGGTCGTCGACAACACCTTCGCCACGCCGTACCTCCAGCAGCCGCTGTCCCTCGGCGCGGACGTGGTCGTGCACTCCCTGACCAAGTACATGGGCGGTCACTCGGACGTCGTCGGCGGTGCGCTGATCGTCGGTGACTCGGATCTGGGCGACGAACTGGCCTTCCACCAGAACGCCATGGGCGCGGTCGCCGGGCCCTTCGACTCCTGGCTGGTGCTGCGCGGCACCAAGACGCTGTCGGTGCGCATGGACCGGCACAGCGAGAACGCCACGAAGATCGCCGACATGCTGACCCGGCACGCGCGCGTGACGCGTGTCCTGTACCCGGGCCTGCCCGAGCACCCCGGTCACGAGGTCGCCGCCAAGCAGATGAAGGCGTTCGGCGGCATGGTGTCCTTCCAGGTCACGGGTGGGGAGGAAGCCGCTGTCGAGGTCTGCAACCGCGCCAAGGTGTTCACGCTCGGCGAGTCCCTGGGCGGCGTCGAGTCCCTCATCGAGCACCCGGGCCGTATGACCCACGCCTCGGTGACCGGCTCGGCCCTGGAGGTGCCCGCCGACCTGGTCCGCATCTCCGTGGGCATCGAGAACGTCGATGATCTGCTGGAGGACCTTCAGCAGGCCCTCGGTTAG
- the msrA gene encoding peptide-methionine (S)-S-oxide reductase MsrA, with the protein MLFGRTPVLPTPEQALQGRPEPIFTVPDRHTVLGNPLLGPYPEGLETADFALGCFWGAERKFWQLPAGVWTTLVGYQGGYTENPTYEEVCSGLTGHTEVVRVVHDPSVISYDRLLKTFWESHNPTQGFRQGNDVGTQYRSAIYPNTPAQTRTAESSRDAYQKVLTASGYGKITTEILPSEGRPFYPAEAYHQQYLDKNPGGYCGLGGTGVSCPIGVATAEG; encoded by the coding sequence ATGCTCTTCGGCCGTACGCCGGTCCTGCCCACCCCCGAGCAGGCGCTCCAGGGCCGCCCGGAACCGATCTTCACGGTCCCCGACCGCCACACGGTCCTCGGCAACCCGCTCCTCGGCCCCTACCCCGAGGGCCTGGAGACGGCCGACTTCGCGCTGGGCTGCTTCTGGGGCGCGGAGCGCAAGTTCTGGCAGCTCCCGGCGGGCGTATGGACAACGCTGGTCGGCTACCAGGGCGGCTACACAGAGAACCCCACCTACGAGGAGGTCTGCTCGGGCCTCACCGGCCACACGGAGGTCGTCCGCGTGGTCCACGACCCGAGCGTCATCTCCTACGACCGCCTCCTGAAGACCTTCTGGGAGTCCCACAACCCCACGCAGGGCTTCCGCCAGGGCAACGACGTAGGCACCCAGTACCGCTCGGCGATCTACCCGAACACCCCCGCCCAGACCAGGACCGCCGAGTCCTCCCGCGACGCCTACCAAAAGGTCCTGACAGCCTCGGGCTACGGCAAGATCACCACAGAAATCCTCCCGTCAGAGGGCCGCCCGTTCTACCCGGCAGAGGCATACCACCAGCAGTACCTCGACAAAAACCCGGGCGGGTACTGCGGCCTCGGCGGAACCGGGGTGTCCTGCCCGATCGGTGTGGCGACGGCTGAGGGATGA
- a CDS encoding DUF3885 domain-containing protein, with protein sequence MSSELDRDRLSALWQRQFPKGPPIAHELRTAYSDRWVRFHSLPHSKRYPETEDEYAIALHRYNTILDELFEGTDVYVITVAWSWEPGGPELPPVLREVHPQGARWTTLAYDDDPDPELHSYTHLYADRRPWWRGTVDDILREVADDVLSGVIITDSGLTRIHHPYDGGADVILTTPPERDALRERHTDWLSSHPSGL encoded by the coding sequence ATGAGCAGCGAGTTGGACAGAGACCGTCTGTCCGCACTGTGGCAGCGCCAGTTCCCGAAGGGGCCTCCGATCGCCCATGAACTGCGCACTGCCTACAGCGACCGTTGGGTGCGCTTCCACAGCCTGCCGCACTCGAAGCGCTACCCGGAGACCGAGGACGAGTACGCCATCGCCCTTCACCGGTACAACACGATCCTGGACGAACTCTTCGAGGGCACCGACGTCTACGTGATCACCGTGGCCTGGTCCTGGGAACCGGGCGGACCGGAGCTCCCGCCAGTGCTGCGCGAGGTGCACCCCCAAGGCGCCCGATGGACGACGCTGGCTTACGACGACGATCCCGACCCCGAGCTCCACAGCTACACGCACCTCTACGCGGACCGCCGCCCCTGGTGGCGAGGCACGGTGGACGACATCCTCCGCGAAGTGGCAGACGACGTACTCAGTGGAGTGATCATCACCGACAGCGGCCTCACCCGCATCCACCACCCATACGACGGCGGCGCAGACGTCATCCTCACCACACCCCCGGAACGAGACGCACTGCGCGAACGACACACCGACTGGCTCTCCTCCCACCCGTCGGGCCTCTGA
- a CDS encoding DUF4291 domain-containing protein, producing MEEPQRVIRAAYAESTITVYQAYSPEIGLPAVREGRFPSVWKRDRMTWIKPSFLWMMYRCGWGTKPGQETILAVEISREGFEWALRHACLSHYARGVHPDRAAWQRQLKRAPTRVQWDPERDLRLQPMPYRSLQLGLSGEAARRYADEWTVSIRDVTPIAREIHALVNSGDLNSAARLLPQEHPYPVEDDLLAPLDG from the coding sequence ATGGAAGAACCGCAACGCGTGATCCGTGCGGCTTATGCCGAGTCCACGATCACCGTCTACCAGGCGTACTCCCCGGAGATAGGCCTGCCCGCCGTCCGCGAGGGCCGTTTCCCCTCAGTGTGGAAGCGGGACCGGATGACGTGGATCAAACCGTCGTTCCTGTGGATGATGTACCGCTGCGGCTGGGGCACCAAGCCAGGTCAGGAGACCATCCTGGCGGTGGAGATCAGCCGCGAGGGCTTCGAGTGGGCGCTGCGCCACGCCTGCCTGTCACATTACGCGCGCGGGGTACACCCCGACCGCGCCGCCTGGCAGCGCCAGTTGAAGCGCGCGCCCACCCGTGTGCAGTGGGACCCGGAGCGGGACCTGCGCCTACAACCCATGCCGTACCGGTCCCTGCAACTCGGCCTCTCCGGCGAGGCCGCACGACGCTACGCGGACGAGTGGACGGTCTCCATCCGCGACGTGACCCCAATCGCCCGCGAGATCCATGCCCTCGTCAACAGCGGAGACCTCAACTCCGCCGCCCGGCTACTGCCCCAGGAGCACCCCTACCCCGTTGAAGACGATCTCCTTGCCCCGCTGGACGGATGA
- a CDS encoding HEAT repeat domain-containing protein gives MVAVATGQDAGAVEALRGLEDERSSVRLRAALVVGSAPETGFVGKLVERCAVESDFFVRDMLTWALTRHPVSVTLPELLREVGSERAQARSQALHTLSKIGDRRGWPAITRALLSDADDEVARSAWRAAVVLVPDGEESELASVLATQLGRGERETQLSLSRALVALGEVVEPALRVAAAVPDPQVRTHALATERLLRDPDAGFESAIEEAKRVVALGGSGRAEQ, from the coding sequence GTGGTTGCTGTGGCCACTGGGCAGGATGCGGGTGCGGTGGAGGCGCTGCGGGGGCTGGAGGACGAGCGGTCGTCCGTGCGGTTGCGGGCGGCGTTGGTGGTGGGCTCGGCGCCGGAGACGGGGTTTGTCGGGAAGCTCGTCGAGCGGTGCGCGGTCGAGTCGGATTTCTTCGTTCGCGACATGCTGACCTGGGCGCTCACCCGCCATCCGGTGTCCGTGACGCTCCCCGAGCTGCTCCGCGAGGTCGGTTCGGAGCGGGCGCAGGCTCGTAGTCAGGCGTTGCACACTTTGTCCAAGATCGGGGACCGGCGGGGGTGGCCGGCGATCACTCGGGCGCTTCTGTCCGACGCCGATGACGAGGTGGCGCGGAGCGCATGGCGGGCCGCGGTCGTGCTCGTGCCGGACGGGGAGGAGTCCGAGTTGGCCTCGGTGCTGGCGACGCAGCTCGGGCGCGGTGAGCGGGAGACTCAGTTGAGTCTCAGCCGGGCGCTGGTCGCGCTCGGCGAGGTCGTGGAGCCGGCGCTGCGCGTTGCGGCAGCGGTCCCCGACCCGCAGGTGCGCACGCACGCGCTCGCCACCGAGCGGCTGCTGCGCGACCCTGATGCCGGTTTCGAGTCCGCGATCGAGGAGGCGAAGCGCGTCGTGGCTCTTGGCGGGTCCGGCCGGGCTGAGCAGTAA
- a CDS encoding MerR family transcriptional regulator has translation MLIGEVARRSGVSARMLRHYESLGLLRPSGRTGSGYREYSGEDIRRIFHIESLRSLGLSLREIGRALDDPGFTPSALVDDLIRQTRERIAAETDLLTRLRRIDAAEPAGWEDVLQVVAVLQALGSKSPAARQRAALSAGDEVPVDALVEAVLRETEPNVAGALRWALARSGADGTALLAKGLDSPVAAVRERAVRSLAELAGDEPTAHLRDALAHPDVVVRGHAALALGTRGVADAIPVLIDMIVDGRNDTDAADALSVLASDTATADRIAGGLISRLGTGTAEAPARVRLTQSLADIPGDTAARALIELSQDADRAVAVTATYLLRLRDAH, from the coding sequence GTGTTGATCGGTGAGGTGGCTCGACGGTCCGGGGTCAGTGCTCGCATGCTCCGGCACTACGAGTCGCTCGGGCTGTTGCGGCCGTCGGGGCGTACCGGCTCCGGCTATCGGGAGTACTCCGGTGAGGACATTCGGCGGATCTTCCACATCGAGAGCCTCAGGTCGCTGGGTCTGTCGTTGCGCGAGATCGGACGCGCGCTCGACGACCCCGGCTTCACGCCTTCGGCACTCGTCGACGACCTCATCCGTCAGACGCGTGAACGCATCGCGGCCGAGACCGATCTGCTCACGCGACTGCGCCGCATCGACGCCGCGGAACCGGCCGGCTGGGAGGACGTACTCCAGGTCGTCGCGGTCCTTCAGGCCCTCGGGTCGAAGAGCCCTGCCGCTCGTCAGCGCGCGGCCCTGTCCGCCGGTGACGAGGTGCCGGTGGATGCCCTGGTCGAGGCGGTGCTCCGGGAGACGGAGCCGAATGTCGCCGGAGCCCTTCGGTGGGCGCTGGCTCGGTCCGGCGCCGACGGCACGGCGCTGCTGGCGAAGGGTCTCGACTCGCCCGTGGCCGCGGTGCGGGAACGTGCCGTCCGATCTCTCGCCGAGCTGGCCGGTGACGAACCCACCGCCCACCTGCGGGACGCCCTCGCGCACCCCGATGTCGTGGTGCGGGGCCATGCGGCCCTTGCCCTCGGCACTCGCGGCGTGGCCGACGCGATCCCGGTGCTCATCGACATGATCGTGGACGGCCGGAACGACACCGACGCCGCCGATGCCCTCAGCGTGCTGGCGAGCGATACGGCGACGGCCGACCGCATCGCCGGCGGCCTCATCAGCCGCCTCGGCACCGGGACCGCCGAAGCCCCGGCACGCGTACGGCTCACCCAGTCGCTCGCCGACATCCCGGGGGACACGGCCGCACGTGCCCTCATCGAGCTCTCCCAGGACGCGGACCGCGCTGTCGCGGTCACCGCGACCTATCTGCTTCGCCTACGCGACGCACATTGA
- the msrA gene encoding peptide-methionine (S)-S-oxide reductase MsrA, producing MAAQTQRAVLAGGCFWGMEELIRRLPGVTATRVGYTGGDVPNATYRNHGTHAEAIEILYDPSKTDYRALLEFFFQIHDPSTKNRQGNDIGLSYRSAIYYVDDEQKRVAEDTIADVDASGLWPGKVVTEVEPVGPFWEAEPEHQDYLQRYPDGYTCHFPRPGWKLPARAEG from the coding sequence ATGGCTGCGCAGACGCAGAGGGCCGTGCTGGCGGGCGGATGTTTCTGGGGGATGGAGGAGCTGATCCGCCGGCTTCCGGGCGTGACGGCGACCCGGGTGGGTTACACCGGGGGTGACGTGCCGAACGCGACGTACCGTAACCACGGCACGCACGCGGAGGCCATCGAGATCCTCTACGACCCGTCGAAGACCGACTACCGCGCGCTCCTGGAGTTCTTCTTCCAGATCCACGACCCGAGCACGAAGAACCGCCAGGGCAACGACATCGGCCTCAGCTACCGCTCGGCGATCTACTACGTGGACGACGAGCAGAAGCGGGTCGCCGAGGACACGATCGCGGACGTTGACGCCTCCGGCCTGTGGCCCGGCAAGGTCGTCACCGAGGTGGAGCCGGTCGGCCCCTTCTGGGAGGCCGAGCCCGAGCACCAGGACTACCTCCAGCGATACCCGGACGGCTACACCTGCCACTTCCCGCGCCCGGGCTGGAAGCTGCCCGCCCGCGCGGAGGGCTGA
- a CDS encoding DUF1963 domain-containing protein, producing MPDGTPEPSVKDLRTLIPEYEGLALATTLLNPEPGDPGVRESSLGGALLWPADEPWPYCAQEDHWTFGSDSRNTTEIVAGTVPMVPILQLFARDLPGLDFPEGKDLLQVVWCALNHEQDPGPVMPRLYWRNEAEVAAGGLLSEIPVAGEGEYDEDHVPQPSTLSPTPADDYPSRHDLPEAVRDTWEPRFRLPTGVVMWPSDSNVIATKAGGWPACIQPADWPDCAGGHRMEHLLTATGDIQLGDCGGVYFFHCRRCPGLPWDWRFDCH from the coding sequence ATGCCCGACGGCACTCCGGAGCCGTCCGTGAAGGACCTGCGCACGCTGATACCGGAGTACGAGGGTCTTGCCCTGGCGACCACCCTCCTCAACCCCGAGCCCGGCGACCCCGGCGTCCGGGAGAGCTCGCTCGGGGGCGCGTTGCTGTGGCCCGCGGACGAGCCGTGGCCGTACTGCGCGCAGGAGGACCACTGGACGTTCGGGTCCGACTCGCGCAACACCACCGAGATCGTCGCGGGGACGGTGCCGATGGTGCCGATCCTCCAGCTGTTCGCCCGGGACCTGCCGGGTCTGGACTTCCCCGAGGGGAAGGACCTGCTCCAGGTGGTGTGGTGCGCGCTGAACCATGAGCAGGACCCCGGACCGGTGATGCCGCGGCTGTACTGGCGCAACGAGGCGGAGGTGGCGGCCGGAGGGCTGCTGTCCGAGATCCCGGTGGCGGGCGAGGGGGAGTACGACGAGGACCACGTGCCGCAGCCGTCCACGCTGTCGCCGACCCCCGCGGACGACTACCCGAGCCGGCACGATCTGCCCGAGGCCGTCCGGGACACCTGGGAACCCCGCTTCCGGTTGCCCACGGGAGTCGTCATGTGGCCGTCCGACTCCAACGTCATCGCGACGAAAGCGGGCGGCTGGCCCGCCTGCATACAACCTGCCGACTGGCCGGACTGCGCCGGCGGACACCGCATGGAGCACCTGCTGACCGCCACCGGCGACATCCAGCTCGGTGACTGCGGCGGCGTCTACTTCTTCCACTGCCGCCGGTGCCCCGGCCTTCCGTGGGACTGGCGCTTCGACTGCCACTGA
- a CDS encoding DinB family protein, producing the protein MYELNALLREYDRARAYTDDLWRDLTPDEVTWRPHEDSSAIGWHLGHQAHVAHFMIRNLTAAEPSPDPELDGLMDSANPEKFRGALPTVERLTAFRDTVAERVHARIGDIAAGRVGAPGQLTVVGSHLLLALINHEYQHDQWISEVRADALGHPLPPDPAADRLTRVDGYLVLNPYDGDDMAGRH; encoded by the coding sequence ATGTACGAACTCAACGCGCTGCTGCGCGAGTACGACCGCGCCCGCGCCTACACGGACGACCTCTGGAGAGATCTCACCCCGGACGAGGTGACCTGGCGTCCGCACGAGGACTCCAGCGCCATCGGCTGGCACCTCGGCCACCAGGCCCACGTCGCCCACTTCATGATCCGCAACCTCACCGCGGCCGAGCCCAGCCCCGACCCGGAACTGGACGGGCTCATGGACTCCGCGAACCCGGAGAAGTTCCGTGGCGCGCTGCCCACGGTCGAACGGCTCACCGCGTTCCGCGACACCGTCGCCGAACGCGTCCACGCCCGTATCGGCGACATCGCCGCCGGAAGGGTCGGCGCCCCCGGCCAACTGACCGTCGTCGGCTCCCACTTGCTGCTCGCGTTGATCAACCACGAGTACCAGCACGACCAGTGGATCAGCGAGGTCCGCGCCGACGCCCTCGGCCACCCGCTCCCACCCGACCCCGCCGCGGACCGACTCACCCGCGTCGACGGCTACCTCGTCCTCAACCCGTACGACGGCGACGACATGGCAGGGCGCCACTGA
- a CDS encoding amphi-Trp domain-containing protein yields the protein MKDLKFEQKRSLSRQEAADQLTALADALREGGEAELELGAATLSLRIPDDLRSEVEVEIGGGEIELEIEFKWPTASKRAASSGTEAPAKAPAKAPATAKAAPRKSASTGARRSSGTGTGTGRTRSTAAKRSATKKS from the coding sequence ATGAAAGACCTCAAGTTCGAGCAGAAGCGCTCACTGTCCCGCCAGGAGGCCGCTGACCAGCTCACGGCCCTCGCGGACGCGCTGAGGGAAGGCGGGGAGGCCGAACTGGAACTCGGCGCCGCAACGCTGAGCCTGCGGATCCCCGACGACCTTCGCAGCGAGGTGGAGGTCGAGATCGGCGGCGGGGAGATCGAGCTGGAGATCGAGTTCAAGTGGCCCACCGCGTCGAAGCGGGCGGCGTCGTCGGGGACGGAGGCTCCCGCAAAGGCTCCCGCAAAGGCTCCCGCAACGGCGAAGGCCGCGCCGCGGAAGAGCGCGTCCACCGGTGCGCGCCGTAGCAGCGGCACGGGCACGGGCACCGGCAGGACCAGGAGTACGGCCGCGAAGCGGTCAGCCACTAAGAAATCCTGA
- a CDS encoding ATP-binding protein — MIVWLNGTHGAGKTTTSALVQQLIPDSRVFDAEKVGETLMDITPGLPETDNFQHWPPWRPLVVETARRVLDYAGGTLVMPMTVLVETYWREISAGLAQHEIPVRHFVLHADQDTLRGRIEGDTVMGPSAFRLAYLEPYAEAARTWLHKEAEVIDTTHLTPTQAARQVAESLRS, encoded by the coding sequence ATGATCGTATGGCTGAACGGCACCCACGGTGCGGGCAAGACGACGACCAGCGCACTCGTGCAGCAACTGATCCCGGATTCACGGGTGTTCGACGCCGAGAAGGTAGGCGAGACACTCATGGACATCACCCCCGGGCTGCCCGAGACGGACAACTTCCAGCACTGGCCGCCGTGGCGGCCCCTCGTCGTCGAGACCGCCCGCCGCGTCCTCGACTACGCCGGCGGCACCCTGGTGATGCCCATGACCGTCCTGGTCGAGACGTACTGGCGCGAGATCAGCGCGGGCCTCGCCCAACACGAGATCCCGGTACGTCACTTCGTCCTCCACGCCGATCAGGACACCCTCCGCGGCCGCATCGAGGGGGACACGGTCATGGGCCCCTCCGCGTTCCGTCTCGCCTACCTCGAGCCCTACGCCGAGGCGGCCCGCACCTGGCTCCACAAGGAGGCCGAGGTCATCGACACCACCCATCTGACCCCGACCCAGGCCGCCCGGCAGGTCGCGGAGTCCTTGCGGAGTTGA
- a CDS encoding MerR family transcriptional regulator produces the protein MNDVVASSGGALRSGQVAHEAGVNIQTLRYYERRGLLPEPDRSPGGHRLYGGEAVTTLRIIKAAQRLGFTLDEVAELLEAGRHRHGRPVPGLQERAAAKLAEVDARIADLTTIRTALVTAVAAGCDDLTECATSSCCPIPFTDLAEENRHAGPCC, from the coding sequence ATGAACGACGTGGTTGCGTCGAGTGGCGGGGCCCTGCGCAGTGGTCAGGTGGCCCATGAGGCCGGGGTGAACATCCAGACCCTGCGCTACTACGAGCGTCGCGGCCTGCTGCCCGAACCGGATCGCAGCCCGGGTGGTCACCGCCTGTACGGGGGTGAGGCCGTGACCACGCTGCGGATCATCAAGGCCGCTCAGCGCCTGGGCTTCACGCTGGACGAGGTGGCCGAACTGCTGGAGGCGGGCCGCCACCGGCACGGCCGTCCCGTCCCGGGTCTCCAGGAGCGTGCGGCGGCGAAGCTCGCCGAGGTCGACGCCAGGATCGCGGACCTCACGACGATCCGCACCGCACTGGTCACGGCCGTGGCGGCCGGGTGCGACGACCTGACGGAGTGCGCCACGAGCTCCTGCTGCCCCATCCCCTTCACCGACCTCGCCGAGGAGAACCGCCATGCCGGCCCCTGCTGCTGA
- a CDS encoding DUF6233 domain-containing protein — protein sequence MAELPPDARRLRAILAYLDEQIAGHETVGIYLRLQREAVRAELTRVESRQGPEPPKSSEPPEPPESSRPARSTRPSRSPRPQQRPRQAPAALSPFAPSREMRQSTGFVVQQKRTPNGPEPAVIHTGDCTMIEGTPHRIGDHDARAALTDPNIEPCAFCRPDSELGILD from the coding sequence ATGGCCGAGCTACCGCCTGACGCACGACGGCTGCGGGCGATCCTCGCGTACCTCGACGAACAGATCGCCGGTCACGAGACCGTGGGCATCTACCTGCGCCTTCAGCGTGAAGCCGTACGGGCGGAGCTGACGCGCGTGGAGAGCCGTCAGGGCCCTGAGCCGCCGAAGTCCTCCGAGCCCCCGGAGCCTCCCGAGTCGTCCCGGCCGGCGAGGTCCACCCGGCCTTCGCGGTCTCCTCGGCCACAGCAGCGGCCGCGGCAGGCGCCCGCTGCCCTCTCGCCGTTCGCGCCCTCCCGGGAGATGCGGCAGTCGACGGGCTTCGTCGTCCAGCAGAAGCGCACGCCGAACGGTCCCGAGCCCGCCGTGATCCACACCGGCGACTGCACGATGATCGAGGGCACGCCGCACCGGATCGGCGACCACGACGCCCGCGCGGCCCTCACCGACCCCAACATCGAACCGTGCGCCTTCTGCCGCCCGGACAGCGAGCTGGGGATCTTGGACTAG